TCCGGTCAGGGCCAGGCCTTTGGCGGCCAGCATCTCGCGGTAGTCATTGTTGAATTCAAAGCGGTGGCGGTGCCTTTCGCTGATCGTCGCGCTCGCGTAGGCCTTGCGGGCCAGGCTGCCAGCGATGAGGCCGCAGGGATAGGCGCCCAGGCGCATCGAACCGCCAACCAGTTCCTTGTAGAGCTGGTCCTCCATCAAATGGATCACCGGATGGGGCGTGTTTGGATCAAACTCGGTGCTGTTGGCGTCCTTGAGGTGGCAGACGTGGCGGGCGAATTCGATCGCCGCCACCTGCATGCCCAGGCAGATGCCCAGAAAGGGGATGTTGCGGGTCCGGGCGTATTGGGCGATGGCGATCTTGCCTTCGATGCCCCGGATGCCAAAACCGCCCGGTATGAGGATCCCGTCGGCGTCCTTGAGCAGTTTGGCCAGGTCGGCTGCCTTGAATTTGCGCTCCGAATCCACCCATTTGATCTGGACTCTCAATTTTTGCCAGGCCGCGGCGTGATGCAGGGCTTCCTCGATGCTTTTATAGGCGTCCTGGTGCTTGACGTATTTGCCGCAGACGGCGATGGTCACCTTTTCCGAGCTGGCGGAGGAATTGGCCAGAAAATCTTTCCAGGCGCGCATCCTGAGGGGTTTGCATTCCAGGCCGAAATGCTTGCAGATGATCTTGTGCAGATTGGCCTGCCGGAAAGTGATCGGCACCTCATAGACGCTTTTCACGTCGATGGCGTTGACCACATTGGCGCGCTGGACATTGGTGAACAGGGCGATCTTGGCATAGATCTCCTCGTCGAACTGCCTTTCCGACCGGCAGAGCAGGATCTCGGGCTGGATGCCGATCTCGCGGAGCTTGTAGGCGCTGTGTTGGGAAGGCTTGGTCTTGAGTTCGCCCGCGGCCTTGATGTAGGGGATATAGGTGAGCATGACGTAGAGCGTGTTTTGCAAACCCAGGTCCAGCCTGAGTTGGCGGACCGCTTCCAGGAAGGGCAGGCTCTCGATGTCGCCGATGGTGCCGCCGATCTCGGTGATGATGATGTCGTAATCCTTGTCCAGCAGCCTGATGCGGCGCTTGATCTCGTCCGTGATGTGGGGGATCACCTGCACCGTCTTGCCCAGATAAACTCCCTTCCTTTCGTTCAGGAGCACAGTTTCGTAGACCTGGCCTGCCGAAACGCTGGAGTTTTTGGTCAGGGCCTCGTCCACGAAGCGTTCATAATGCCCCAGGTCCAGATCGGTCTCGGCGCCATCGTCGGTCACAAACACCTCGCCGTGCTGGAAGGGGCTCATGGTGCCGGGGTCCACGTTCAGATAGGGGTCGAATTTCTGGGTGGCCACGCGATAGCCCATCGATTTGAGCAGCAAACCGATCGACGCGGTGGCGATGCCCTTGCCCAATGACGATAAAACCCCGCCCATCACAAAAATGTACTTTGCCATCTTTCCTCTGTAATCTTGCGCGGGGCAGGGTGGGAACCTCAGCGGATCACCACCCCGTCCGCGATTGCCTGTATTTTGCCCCGGTCGTCAGACCAGGCTGTTCAATTCGCTCAGTGATTCCCGGATCGCCTGGACCGTGAAGTCCAGGTCCGCGTCGGTATGCCGGTAACAGATATATCCATGGTGATAGGGCTGCAGGAACACTCCCCGGCGGATGAGCTGGGTGTAAAACTCTGCCCGGAGCCTTTTGTAGAGGCCGGTGCCATCCTTGGGGAAAGTGATGAAGGGCATCCAGGGCGCTCCGCTGAAGCGGGCCGGAAGGCAGGATTCCTCCACGACCTTTTCCACCCGCTCGCCAAACTTTTTGCCTTTGGCGGCAATGACGTCCAGGACTTTTTCCCGTTGCAGGATCTCGATGGTCTTGAGGGCCGCGATCT
This portion of the Candidatus Syntrophosphaera sp. genome encodes:
- a CDS encoding CTP synthase, which encodes MAKYIFVMGGVLSSLGKGIATASIGLLLKSMGYRVATQKFDPYLNVDPGTMSPFQHGEVFVTDDGAETDLDLGHYERFVDEALTKNSSVSAGQVYETVLLNERKGVYLGKTVQVIPHITDEIKRRIRLLDKDYDIIITEIGGTIGDIESLPFLEAVRQLRLDLGLQNTLYVMLTYIPYIKAAGELKTKPSQHSAYKLREIGIQPEILLCRSERQFDEEIYAKIALFTNVQRANVVNAIDVKSVYEVPITFRQANLHKIICKHFGLECKPLRMRAWKDFLANSSASSEKVTIAVCGKYVKHQDAYKSIEEALHHAAAWQKLRVQIKWVDSERKFKAADLAKLLKDADGILIPGGFGIRGIEGKIAIAQYARTRNIPFLGICLGMQVAAIEFARHVCHLKDANSTEFDPNTPHPVIHLMEDQLYKELVGGSMRLGAYPCGLIAGSLARKAYASATISERHRHRFEFNNDYREMLAAKGLALTGFSLDNLLVEIVELPAHPFFIGVQFHPEFKSRPYKGHPLFKAFFQAAHAYGRERQK